One window from the genome of Amphiprion ocellaris isolate individual 3 ecotype Okinawa chromosome 23, ASM2253959v1, whole genome shotgun sequence encodes:
- the LOC111567277 gene encoding uncharacterized protein LOC111567277: MELKLYISVAASAVQAPLSLLPPPPPPVTSSLPRGQHGETAGPEEPTDEEMLEASQEPHAPLAQAPPLAQAPPLAQAPPPVQAPPLAQAPPPAQATPVVQAPPPAVQAAPRVQAPPPPPPPPALTGQMAAPPPPPPAGSAELLPDSWRAALTAEQQQWIGRVLFSRDSSGRPRLIGDLNLWWYPPQTRPVYSQPPASPDPFFACRLFLWMPHRIWRLQLTCPQPSCTGSMMKAGLYRTIRRVLDIDGWYLMATEYLECRRCKKKVGGWSQGIIRQLPHTYSCQFPAVLTYRLSCDLRVVAQLKSRTLGNSATQLCNTLRETHADSWMRRAIHYLGVCEQFLALCSVRGQFPPPPQMPPLPSAEWLLTVYGYDVLMRLEEYKARITSTFGSILKTDSTKKVTKKLAGIASDTAAWVTNVGPVLHGGRIDEAIPARRGSSPPAHLRRPGLLQPRRRVQDSCLISRVGTAAGEAGHLAGHLMRSAASGVTTESHQLYPTFMRQLSHCIFEVDSGDARRLAEAKRSELEGKHGMVGLTDAEVIRRISKEKWRLHCRRRTRGAEETALLINDLLDTFGGPAGRDTLDIPLLDALRIQDIWKTQRRHLSCIQDPPGVQLYTQTGRLTKGRVSLPVYRCARGSTSLESFHLHLHRFIPGTSASAKYFQAFLVDGLVRWNEDRAAAAAPPVAAEEQVASLRSYCGHLKHILNQNSQRVLGLHMVQDFTRPAAYTGELIGVEYLYQQTGRVLEDVSLDPDAPDEAAAIRALEEADEGFEDDVGDPTVFEPEPPSAITAAAARSGDPADAPRSEPSCPAAPDQDAPPEAPEGPTPAAPHSSDSEEEIQGPDGQPGYQHVLKLAQALVKIRNLQGLSDSRVDRLIALWQRLPECDKRRVVYPARHQERQPTGRFKAVKGRTPPVLERRVSNAACSDRTRALQTGPAPVAWSRPFAASSAVSTPPQPVSVGSQRPGGPWSSPTTWPSERQCWCARV; this comes from the exons ATGGAACTaaaactgtacatttctgttgcaGCCTCAGCAGTACAGGCCCCTCTCtcactcctccctcctcctccacctcctgttACCTCCTCCCTGCCACGGGGGCAACATGGAGAAACAGCAGGGCCAGAGGAGCCCACTGATGAGGAGATGCTGGAGGCCTCACAGGAGCCTCATGCTCCTCTGGCCCAGGCTCCACCTCTGGCCCAGGCTCCACCTCTGGCCCAGGCTCCACCACCAGTCCAGGCTCCACCTCTGGCCCAGGCTCCACCACCAGCCCAGGCTACACCAGTGGTCCAGGCTCCACCACCAGCGGTCCAGGCTGCCCCACGGGTCCaggctccaccaccaccaccaccaccacctgcaCTGACGGGGCAGATGGCTGCCCCACCACCCCCTCCACCTGCTGGCAGTGCTGAG CTGCTCCCTGACTCCTGGAGAGCAGCTCTcactgcagagcagcagcagtggatcGGCCGGGTGCTGTTTTCCAGGGACAGCTCGGGGAGGCCACGGCTCATCGGAGACCTGAACCTCTGGTGGTACCCTCCCCAGACCCGGCCGGTCTACAGTCAGCCTCCCGCGTCCCCCGACCCCTTCTTCGCATGTCGGCTGTTCCTGTGGATGCCACACAGGATCTGGCGTCTGCAGCTGACATGCCCCCAGCCTTCATGCACAGGGTCCATGATGAAGGCTGGGCTGTACAGGACCATCCGGAGGGTCCTGGACATCGACGGCTGGTATCTCATGGCCACTGAGTACCTAGAGTGCCGTCGATGTAAGAAGAAGGTCGGAGGCTGGTCACAGGGCATCATCAGGCAGCTGCCACACACCTACAGCTGCCAATTTCCTGCTGTACTCACGTACAG GTTGTCCTGTGACCTGAGGGTGGTTGCACAGCTGAAGTCCCGCACTCTTGGCAACAGTGCCACTCAGCTGTGCAACACCCTGCGGGAGACCCACGCTGACTCCTGGATGCGGAGAGCGATCCACTACCTCGGCGTGTGCGAGCAGTTCCTGGCCTTGTGCTCCGTGAGGGGGCAGTTTCCACCACCGCCCCAGATGCCCCCTCTGCCGTCAGCCGAGTGGCTGCTGACGGTCTACGGCTATGACGTCCTGATGCGGCTGGAGGAGTACAAGGCCAGGATCACATCCACCTTTGGATCCATCCTGAAGACGGATTCAACCAAGAAG GTGACGAAGAAGCTCGCAGGTATCGCCTCGGACACGGCCGCGTGGGTTACCAACGTCG GGCCTGTCCTGCATGGCGGCCGGATAGATGAGGCGATACCAGCACGCCGGGGTAGCTCCCCCCCAGCTCATCTACGTAGACCGGGACTGCTGCAGCCGAGACGGCGTGTCCAAGACAGCTGCCTTATTTCCA gAGTGGGGACAGCTGCTGGTGAGGCTGGACATCTGGCTGGACACCTGATGCGAAGCGCCGCATCAGGTGTCACCACTGAGTCTCACCAGCTCTACCCCACTTTCATGAGGCAGCTGTCTCATTGCATCTTCGAGGTGGACTCTGGAGATGCCCGCCGTCTCGCTGAGGCCAAGCGGTCTGAGCTGGAGGGGAAGCACGGGATGGTCGGCCTGACGGATGCCGAAGTGATCCGGAGGATCTCCAAGGAGAAGTGGAGGCTCCACTGTCGTCGGCGGACGCGTGGGGCCGAGGAGACCGCACTCCTCATCAACGACCTCCTGGACACCTTCGGCGGTCCGGCCGGACGCGACACCCTGGACATCCCGCTGCTAGACGCTCTCCGCATCCAGGACATCTGGAAGACGCAGAGACGCCATCTCAGCTGCATTCAGGACCCACCGGGGGTGCAGCTGTACACCCAGACCGGCAGGCTGACAAAGGGCAGGGTCAGCCTGCCGGTTTATCGCTGCGCCAGGGGCTCCACGTCCCTGGAGTccttccacctccacctccaccggTTCATCCCAG GTACGAGTGCCAGCGCCAAATACTTCCAGGCGTTCCTGGTTGATGGACTGGTGAGGTGGaatgaggacagagcagcagcagctgcacctCCGGTTGCAGCTGAGGAGCAAGTGGCGTCTCTGCGCTCCTACTGTGGCCACCTCAAGCACATCCTGAACCAGAACAGCCAACGGGTGCTTGGCCTTCACATGGTTCAGGACTTCACCAGGCCTGCTGCGTACACAG GTGAGCTCATCGGGGTGGAGTACCTGTACCAGCAGACCGGACGTGTGCTTGAGGATGTCAGTCTGGACCCTGACGCTCCGGACGAGGCTGCTGCCATCCGGGCGCTGGAGGAGGCGGATGAGGGGTTCGAGGACGATGTCGGGGACCCCACGGTCTTCGAGCCAGAGCCCCCCTCCGCCATCACAGCGGCAGCAGCCCGGTCAGGTGATCCAGCTGACGCACCCAGGTCTGAGCCATCCTGTCCGGCCGCCCCTGACCAGGACGCCCCTCCTGAGGCCCCTGAAGGACCAACTCCGGCTGCCccacactcctctgactctgag GAGGAGATCCAGGGTCCTGATGGTCAGCCAGGATACCAACATGTCCTGAAGCTGGCCCAGGCCCTGGTGAAGATCCGGAACCTTCAGGGGCTCTCTGACAGCAGGGTAGACAGGCTCATTGCACTCTGGCAACGCCTGCCAGAGTGCGACAAGCGCCGAGTCGTCTACCCTGCCAGACACCAGGAGAGGCAGCCCACGGGGCGGTTCAAGGCAGTGAAGGGGAGGACGCCTCCTGTCCTGGAAAGGAGAGTCTCCAATG CTGCCTGCTCGGACAGAACGCGGGCCCTGCAAACTGGTCCAGCGCCAGTCGCCTGGTCGAGGCCGTTTGCAGCCAGCTCTGCCGTCTCCACCCCGCCACAGCCCGTGTCGGTGGGGTCCCAAAGACCCGGTGGTCCCTGGTCCTCACCAACTACGTGGCCATCAGAGAGGCAGTGCTGGTGTGCCCGCGTCTGA
- the LOC129348185 gene encoding uncharacterized protein LOC129348185, whose protein sequence is MGKSKLAPRPAHTIPRLELCAAVLGVEMAELISQEIDINLHAVKFYTDCKIVLGYIYNTSRRFYVCVSNRVSRIRKSSVPSQWHHVSSETNPADIATRPITALLLPQTYWFTGPPFLTRELSDLPRTPDANNFKLVDPEQDAEIRQDVTVCATQVSNKPLSSHRFERFSSWEHLIRGMKKLITVARIKTKATDPNTTNLQTQAKLTVIASVQQCAFREDIKKLHKGEQISKPSPLWTLNPFTDSSGLLRVGGRTSLADLPYDEKYPLILPKKHHVSTLLVRHYHQAVAHQGRHLTEGALRSAGVWIIGARKLVSSVIHQCVTCRKLKGRPADQKMADLPEDRLVMEPPFTRVGLDVFGPWTVVTRRTRGGSAESKRWAVLFSCLGTRAVHIEVIESMSTSSFINALRRFFAVRGPSKVLRSDRGTNFIGACKELKIRSDDSEIQDYLSKEGCTWTFNTPHSSHMGGSWERMIGIARRILDAMLLQSSPTRLTHEVLASLMAEVMAIINARPLVPITTDSDTPTVLTPSMLLTQKAGAAPAPEGSYDIKDMYRKQWQHVQSLADAFWKRWRQEYLSTLQVRNKWTHDKDKIQEGDVVLVKDDLVKRNEWPIGLITKCIPSEDKRIRKVKVKVVKQGSPRVYLRPVTQLILLLSPNSGRKTD, encoded by the coding sequence ATGGGGAAATCGAAACTAGCACCAAGGCCAGCGCACACTATCCCACGTCTTGAGCTGTGTGCAGCCGTCCTTGGTGTGGAAATGGCAGAACTCATATCTCAAGAAATAGACATTAACCTGCACGCTGTCAAGTTCTACACAGACTGTAAGATCGTGCTGGGTTACATCTACAACACCTCAAGAAGGTTTTATGTCTGTGTATCAAACAGAGTCTCGAGAATCAGAAAGTCGTCTGTGCCATCACAGTGGCATCATGTCTCATCAGAAACCAACCCGGCAGACATTGCTACACGTCCAATAACAGCACTTCTATTGCCCCAAACCTACTGGTTCACTGGACCACCTTTCCTGACAAGAGAACTGTCAGATTTGCCTCGTACACCGGATGCAAACAACTTCAAACTTGTCGATCCAGAACAAGATGCAGAGATTCGCCAAGACGTCACCGTCTGCGCTACTCAAGTTAGCAACAAACCTCTCAGCTCGCACCGCTTCGAAAGATTCTCGTCGTGGGAACATCTCATAAGGGGTATGAAAAAACTCATCACAGTAGCCAGAATCAAAACAAAAGCTACAGACCCAAACACCACAAATCTGCAAACTCAGGCTAAACTGACAGTCATTGCAAGTGTTCAACAATGTGCATTCAGAGAGGATATAAAGAAGTTGCATAAAGGGGAGCAAATCTCGAAACCAAGCCCATTGTGGACTCTAAATCCATTCACAGACTCAAGTGGGCTGTTAAGAGTAGGAGGTCGCACATCCCTAGCTGATCTTCCATATGACGAAAAGTACCCACTGATACTTCCAAAAAAGCATCATGTGTCAACTCTGCTTGTGAGACATTATCACCAAGCTGTCGCTCACCAAGGTCGCCACCTCACAGAGGGAGCTCTACGATCTGCAGGTGTTTGGATAATTGGTGCCAGAAAACTAGTCTCGAGTGTAATCcatcagtgtgtcacatgtcgCAAGCTTAAAGGTAGACCTGCTGATCAGAAAATGGCTGACCTACCTGAGGACCGTCTTGTTATGGAGCCTCCATTCACTAGGGTGGGCTTAGACGTCTTTGGGCCATGGACTGTTGTCACCCGCAGGACAAGGGGTGGTAGTGCAGAAAGCAAGCGCTGGGCAGTTTTATTCAGTTGCCTAGGCACACGCGCTGTTCACATTGAGGTAATCGAGTCTATGTCCACCTCAAGCTTCATTAATGCCCTGCGAAGGTTTTTTGCTGTCAGAGGCCCTTCCAAAGTTCTCAGATCAGACCGTGGAACTAACTTTATTGGGGCTTGTAAAGAGTTGAAAATCAGATCTGACGACTCAGAAATCCAAGACTACTTGAGTAAAGAAGGCTGCACGTGGACCTTTAACACCCCCCACTCATCACATATGGGTGGTTCGTGGGAAAGGATGATAGGCATTGCTCGCCGCATTCTTGACGCCATGTTACTGCAGTCAAGTCCTACTCGCCTCACACATGAAGTCCTCGCATCGTTAATGGCGGAAGTTATGGCTATCATTAATGCCCGCCCATTAGTTCCCATCACCACAGATTCAGACACTCCAACCGTTTTGACCCCTTCCATGCTCCTAACTCAAAAGGCAGGAGCTGCTCCTGCTCCAGAAGGGTCATATGACATTAAGGATATGTACAGGAAGCAATGGCAACATGTTCAAAGTCTCGCAGATGCTTTTTGGAAACGCTGGAGACAAGAATATTTGTCAACTCTACAAGTCAGAAATAAATGGACTCATGACAAGGACAAAATCCAAGAAGGAGATGTTGTCTTAGTAAAGGATGATCTGGTGAAGCGCAACGAATGGCCCATTGGACTCATTACTAAGTGCATCCCAAGTGAAGACAAAAGGATCAGAAAGGTGAAGGTAAAAGTGGTAAAACAAGGGTCTCCACGTGTCTATCTTCGACCTGTAACTCAACTCATTCTGTTGCTCTCTCCAAACAGTGGAAGAAAGACTGATTAG
- the LOC129348078 gene encoding uncharacterized protein LOC129348078 → MANKDAFTRYSSDYQDFVEAVRFHNAFEEARVKSLQPGQEGQALVGFGDFKFETLQSLYETEDPKKIRFVNYLRRKAPAPGTQMENAVRYVRSRDRQRRNPAAAAAAAATTTATRTSTSSTVSSSSASVSASTQGPRAASQFAAFVSGRRSLSAVEMRAKIKKLVVSKPAFPASSRRALSSKPPEDPTDEELVQAVVDVEE, encoded by the exons ATGGCCAACAAG GATGCCTTCACCCGGTACTCCTCAGACTACCAGGACTTTGTGGAAGCCGTTAGGTTCCACAATGCGTTTGAGGAGGCCCGGGTGAAGTCCCTCCAGCCTGGGCAGGAGGGACAGGCCCTTGTTGGCTTCGGTGACTTCAAATTTGAGACCCTGCAGAGCCTGTACGAGACTGAGGACCCCAAGAAGATCCG ATTCGTCAACTACCTGAGGAGGAAGGCGCCAGCTCCAGGCACGCAGATGGAGAACGCCGTCCGCTACGTCAGAAGccgagacagacagaggaggaaccctgctgctgctgctgctgctgctgccaccaccaccgctaccaggacctccacctcctccaccgtcagcagcagctctgcctctGTCTCGGCTTCGACGCAGGGTCCCAGAGCTGCATCCCA ATTTGCAGCCTTTGTCTCTGGCCGGCGTTCTCTCTCTGCGGTGGAAATGCGGGCAAAGATAAAGAAGCTGGTGGTGTCTAAGCCTGCATTTCCAG CCTCCTCCAGACGAGCTCTTTCCTCAAAACCACCCGAGGACCCCACAGATGAAGAGCTGGTCCAGGCAGTAGTTGACGTAGAGGAGT AA